A single genomic interval of Electrophorus electricus isolate fEleEle1 chromosome 2, fEleEle1.pri, whole genome shotgun sequence harbors:
- the tpm1 gene encoding tropomyosin alpha-1 chain isoform X5 has translation MDAIKKKMQMLKLDKENALDRAEQAESDKKAAEDRSKQLEDDLVAMQKKLKATEDELDKYSEALKDATEKLEIADKKATDAEGDVASLNRRIQLVEEELDRAQERLTTALQKLEEAEKAADESERGMKVIENRALKDEEKMEIQEIQLKEAKHIAEEADRKYEEVARKLVIVEGELERTEERAELSERRVRGYQDELKELDQTFKSLKATEEQYSQKEDKYEEEIKVLTDKLKEAETRAEFAERTVAKLEKTIDDLEEKLSQAKEENLDMNQMLEQTLLELNNM, from the exons ATGGATGCCATTAAGAAGAAGATGCAAATGCTGAAGCTCGACAAGGAAAATGCCCTGGACAGGGCCGAGCAGGCTGAGTCAGATAAGAAGGCAGCAGAGGACAGGAGCAAACAG CTCGAGGATGACTTGGTGGCTATGCAGAAGAAGCTCAAGGCCACCGAGGATGAGTTGGACAAGTATTCGGAGGCTCTAAAAGACGCCACGGAGAAGCTTGAGATAGCTGATAAGAAAGCCACGGAT GCTGAGGGTGATGTAGCTTCTCTTAACAGACGCATCCAGCTGGTCGAGGAGGAGCTGGACCGCGCCCAGGAGCGTCTTACCACTGCTctgcagaagctggaggaggcTGAGAAGGCTGCCGACGAGAGTGAGAG AGGCATGAAGGTCATTGAGAACAGGGCCCTGAAGGACGAGGAGAAGATGGAGATCCAGGAGATCCAGCTCAAAGAGGCCAAGCACATTGCTGAGGAGGCTGACCGCAAATACGAGGAG gtggcCCGTAAGCTGGTGATTGTTGAGGGTGAGCTGGAGCGCACAGAGGAACGCGCTGAGCTCTCTGAGAG GCGTGTTCGAGGATATCAGGACGAGCTCAAAGAGCTGGACCAAACCTTTAAGTCATTAAAAGCAACAGAGGAGCAG TACTCACAGAAAGAAGACAAATATGAGGAGGAAATCAAGGTCCTCACTGACAAACTGAAGGAG GCTGAAACCCGTGCCGAGTTTGCTGAGAGAACAGTAGCCAAGCTTGAGAAGACCATTGATGACCTGGAAG AAAAACTGTCACAAGCTAAAGAAGAGAACCTCGATATGAACCAGATGTTGGAGCAGACTCTATTGGAGTTGAATAATATGTGA
- the tpm1 gene encoding tropomyosin alpha-1 chain isoform X1, producing the protein MDAIKKKMQMLKLDKENALDRAEQAESDKKAAEDRSKQLEDDLVAMQKKLKATEDELDKYSEALKDATEKLEIADKKATDAEGDVASLNRRIQLVEEELDRAQERLTTALQKLEEAEKAADESERGMKVIENRALKDEEKMEIQEIQLKEAKHIAEEADRKYEEVARKLVIVEGELERTEERAELSESKCNELEEELKTVTNNLKSLEAQAEKYSQKEDKYEEEIKVLTDKLKEAETRAEFAERTVAKLEKTIDDLEDELYAQKLKYKAVSEELDHALNDMTSI; encoded by the exons ATGGATGCCATTAAGAAGAAGATGCAAATGCTGAAGCTCGACAAGGAAAATGCCCTGGACAGGGCCGAGCAGGCTGAGTCAGATAAGAAGGCAGCAGAGGACAGGAGCAAACAG CTCGAGGATGACTTGGTGGCTATGCAGAAGAAGCTCAAGGCCACCGAGGATGAGTTGGACAAGTATTCGGAGGCTCTAAAAGACGCCACGGAGAAGCTTGAGATAGCTGATAAGAAAGCCACGGAT GCTGAGGGTGATGTAGCTTCTCTTAACAGACGCATCCAGCTGGTCGAGGAGGAGCTGGACCGCGCCCAGGAGCGTCTTACCACTGCTctgcagaagctggaggaggcTGAGAAGGCTGCCGACGAGAGTGAGAG AGGCATGAAGGTCATTGAGAACAGGGCCCTGAAGGACGAGGAGAAGATGGAGATCCAGGAGATCCAGCTCAAAGAGGCCAAGCACATTGCTGAGGAGGCTGACCGCAAATACGAGGAG gtggcCCGTAAGCTGGTGATTGTTGAGGGTGAGCTGGAGCGCACAGAGGAACGCGCTGAGCTCTCTGAGAG CAAATGCAATGAGCTTGAGGAGGAGTTGAAAACTGTGACCAACAACCTGAAGTCTCTGGAGGCCCAGGCTGAGAAG TACTCACAGAAAGAAGACAAATATGAGGAGGAAATCAAGGTCCTCACTGACAAACTGAAGGAG GCTGAAACCCGTGCCGAGTTTGCTGAGAGAACAGTAGCCAAGCTTGAGAAGACCATTGATGACCTGGAAG ACGAGTTGTATGCCCAGAAACTGAAGTACAAAGCCGTCAGCGAGGAGCTGGACCACGCCCTCAACGACATGACTTCAAT ATAA
- the tpm1 gene encoding tropomyosin alpha-1 chain isoform X9, whose translation MAGLTSLEAVKRKIKLLQEQADGAEDRAEKLQKELLLERKGRETAEGDVASLNRRIQLVEEELDRAQERLTTALQKLEEAEKAADESERGMKVIENRALKDEEKMEIQEIQLKEAKHIAEEADRKYEEVARKLVIVEGELERTEERAELSERRVRGYQDELKELDQTFKSLKATEEQYSQKEDKYEEEIKVLTDKLKEAETRAEFAERTVAKLEKTIDDLEDELYAQKLKYKAVSEELDHALNDMTSM comes from the exons ATGGCTGGATTAACCTCGTTGGAAGCCGTGAAACGGAAAATAAAACTGCTGCAAGAGCAGGCGGACGGTGCCGAAGACAGAGCGGAGAAACTGCAGAAGGAACTGCTTCTGGAGAGGAAAGGCAGAGAAACA GCTGAGGGTGATGTAGCTTCTCTTAACAGACGCATCCAGCTGGTCGAGGAGGAGCTGGACCGCGCCCAGGAGCGTCTTACCACTGCTctgcagaagctggaggaggcTGAGAAGGCTGCCGACGAGAGTGAGAG AGGCATGAAGGTCATTGAGAACAGGGCCCTGAAGGACGAGGAGAAGATGGAGATCCAGGAGATCCAGCTCAAAGAGGCCAAGCACATTGCTGAGGAGGCTGACCGCAAATACGAGGAG gtggcCCGTAAGCTGGTGATTGTTGAGGGTGAGCTGGAGCGCACAGAGGAACGCGCTGAGCTCTCTGAGAG GCGTGTTCGAGGATATCAGGACGAGCTCAAAGAGCTGGACCAAACCTTTAAGTCATTAAAAGCAACAGAGGAGCAG TACTCACAGAAAGAAGACAAATATGAGGAGGAAATCAAGGTCCTCACTGACAAACTGAAGGAG GCTGAAACCCGTGCCGAGTTTGCTGAGAGAACAGTAGCCAAGCTTGAGAAGACCATTGATGACCTGGAAG ACGAGTTGTATGCCCAGAAACTGAAGTACAAAGCCGTCAGCGAGGAGCTGGACCACGCCCTCAACGACATGACTTCAATGTAA
- the tpm1 gene encoding tropomyosin alpha-1 chain isoform X13 has translation MDAIKKKMQMLKLDKENALDRAEQAESDKKAAEDRSKQLEDDLRDLEKKMRVTEDERDKVFEELQGAEEKLLTAEEVATKLEDDLVAMQKKLKATEDELDKYSEALKDATEKLEIADKKATDAEGDVASLNRRIQLVEEELDRAQERLTTALQKLEEAEKAADESERGMKVIENRALKDEEKMEIQEIQLKEAKHIAEEADRKYEEVARKLVIVEGELERTEERAELSESKCNELEEELKTVTNNLKSLEAQAEKYSQKEDKYEEEIKVLTDKLKEAETRAEFAERTVAKLEKTIDDLEEKLSQAKEENLDMNQMLEQTLLELNNM, from the exons ATGGATGCCATTAAGAAGAAGATGCAAATGCTGAAGCTCGACAAGGAAAATGCCCTGGACAGGGCCGAGCAGGCTGAGTCAGATAAGAAGGCAGCAGAGGACAGGAGCAAACAG CTGGAGGATGATTTAAGAGATTTGGAAAAGAAAATGCGCGTGACCGAGGATGAACGCGATAAAGTGTTTGAGGAGTTGCAAGGTGCCGAGGAAAAGTTGCTGACCGCCGAGGAGGTCGCCACTAAG CTCGAGGATGACTTGGTGGCTATGCAGAAGAAGCTCAAGGCCACCGAGGATGAGTTGGACAAGTATTCGGAGGCTCTAAAAGACGCCACGGAGAAGCTTGAGATAGCTGATAAGAAAGCCACGGAT GCTGAGGGTGATGTAGCTTCTCTTAACAGACGCATCCAGCTGGTCGAGGAGGAGCTGGACCGCGCCCAGGAGCGTCTTACCACTGCTctgcagaagctggaggaggcTGAGAAGGCTGCCGACGAGAGTGAGAG AGGCATGAAGGTCATTGAGAACAGGGCCCTGAAGGACGAGGAGAAGATGGAGATCCAGGAGATCCAGCTCAAAGAGGCCAAGCACATTGCTGAGGAGGCTGACCGCAAATACGAGGAG gtggcCCGTAAGCTGGTGATTGTTGAGGGTGAGCTGGAGCGCACAGAGGAACGCGCTGAGCTCTCTGAGAG CAAATGCAATGAGCTTGAGGAGGAGTTGAAAACTGTGACCAACAACCTGAAGTCTCTGGAGGCCCAGGCTGAGAAG TACTCACAGAAAGAAGACAAATATGAGGAGGAAATCAAGGTCCTCACTGACAAACTGAAGGAG GCTGAAACCCGTGCCGAGTTTGCTGAGAGAACAGTAGCCAAGCTTGAGAAGACCATTGATGACCTGGAAG AAAAACTGTCACAAGCTAAAGAAGAGAACCTCGATATGAACCAGATGTTGGAGCAGACTCTATTGGAGTTGAATAATATGTGA
- the tpm1 gene encoding tropomyosin alpha-1 chain isoform X6 has protein sequence MDAIKKKMQMLKLDKENALDRAEQAESDKKAAEDRSKQLEDDLVAMQKKLKATEDELDKYSEALKDATEKLEIADKKATDAEGDVASLNRRIQLVEEELDRAQERLTTALQKLEEAEKAADESERGMKVIENRALKDEEKMEIQEIQLKEAKHIAEEADRKYEEVARKLVIVEGELERTEERAELSESKCNELEEELKTVTNNLKSLEAQAEKYSQKEDKYEEEIKVLTDKLKEAETRAEFAERTVAKLEKTIDDLEDCLYQQLEKNRLLSNELRVALNEDLD, from the exons ATGGATGCCATTAAGAAGAAGATGCAAATGCTGAAGCTCGACAAGGAAAATGCCCTGGACAGGGCCGAGCAGGCTGAGTCAGATAAGAAGGCAGCAGAGGACAGGAGCAAACAG CTCGAGGATGACTTGGTGGCTATGCAGAAGAAGCTCAAGGCCACCGAGGATGAGTTGGACAAGTATTCGGAGGCTCTAAAAGACGCCACGGAGAAGCTTGAGATAGCTGATAAGAAAGCCACGGAT GCTGAGGGTGATGTAGCTTCTCTTAACAGACGCATCCAGCTGGTCGAGGAGGAGCTGGACCGCGCCCAGGAGCGTCTTACCACTGCTctgcagaagctggaggaggcTGAGAAGGCTGCCGACGAGAGTGAGAG AGGCATGAAGGTCATTGAGAACAGGGCCCTGAAGGACGAGGAGAAGATGGAGATCCAGGAGATCCAGCTCAAAGAGGCCAAGCACATTGCTGAGGAGGCTGACCGCAAATACGAGGAG gtggcCCGTAAGCTGGTGATTGTTGAGGGTGAGCTGGAGCGCACAGAGGAACGCGCTGAGCTCTCTGAGAG CAAATGCAATGAGCTTGAGGAGGAGTTGAAAACTGTGACCAACAACCTGAAGTCTCTGGAGGCCCAGGCTGAGAAG TACTCACAGAAAGAAGACAAATATGAGGAGGAAATCAAGGTCCTCACTGACAAACTGAAGGAG GCTGAAACCCGTGCCGAGTTTGCTGAGAGAACAGTAGCCAAGCTTGAGAAGACCATTGATGACCTGGAAG ACTGCCTCTACCAGCAGCTTGAGAAAAACCGTCTTCTCTCTAATGAACTAAGAGTGGCCTTGAATGAGGATTTAGACTAG
- the tpm1 gene encoding tropomyosin alpha-1 chain isoform X14 — protein MDAIKKKMQMLKLDKENALDRAEQAESDKKAAEDRSKQLEDDLRDLEKKMRVTEDERDKVFEELQGAEEKLLTAEEVATKAEGDVASLNRRIQLVEEELDRAQERLTTALQKLEEAEKAADESERGMKVIENRALKDEEKMEIQEIQLKEAKHIAEEADRKYEEVARKLVIVEGELERTEERAELSESKCNELEEELKTVTNNLKSLEAQAEKYSQKEDKYEEEIKVLTDKLKEAETRAEFAERTVAKLEKTIDDLEDELYAQKLKYKAVSEELDHALNDMTSM, from the exons ATGGATGCCATTAAGAAGAAGATGCAAATGCTGAAGCTCGACAAGGAAAATGCCCTGGACAGGGCCGAGCAGGCTGAGTCAGATAAGAAGGCAGCAGAGGACAGGAGCAAACAG CTGGAGGATGATTTAAGAGATTTGGAAAAGAAAATGCGCGTGACCGAGGATGAACGCGATAAAGTGTTTGAGGAGTTGCAAGGTGCCGAGGAAAAGTTGCTGACCGCCGAGGAGGTCGCCACTAAG GCTGAGGGTGATGTAGCTTCTCTTAACAGACGCATCCAGCTGGTCGAGGAGGAGCTGGACCGCGCCCAGGAGCGTCTTACCACTGCTctgcagaagctggaggaggcTGAGAAGGCTGCCGACGAGAGTGAGAG AGGCATGAAGGTCATTGAGAACAGGGCCCTGAAGGACGAGGAGAAGATGGAGATCCAGGAGATCCAGCTCAAAGAGGCCAAGCACATTGCTGAGGAGGCTGACCGCAAATACGAGGAG gtggcCCGTAAGCTGGTGATTGTTGAGGGTGAGCTGGAGCGCACAGAGGAACGCGCTGAGCTCTCTGAGAG CAAATGCAATGAGCTTGAGGAGGAGTTGAAAACTGTGACCAACAACCTGAAGTCTCTGGAGGCCCAGGCTGAGAAG TACTCACAGAAAGAAGACAAATATGAGGAGGAAATCAAGGTCCTCACTGACAAACTGAAGGAG GCTGAAACCCGTGCCGAGTTTGCTGAGAGAACAGTAGCCAAGCTTGAGAAGACCATTGATGACCTGGAAG ACGAGTTGTATGCCCAGAAACTGAAGTACAAAGCCGTCAGCGAGGAGCTGGACCACGCCCTCAACGACATGACTTCAATGTAA
- the tpm1 gene encoding tropomyosin alpha-1 chain isoform X12, whose protein sequence is MAGLTSLEAVKRKIKLLQEQADGAEDRAEKLQKELLLERKGRETAEGDVASLNRRIQLVEEELDRAQERLTTALQKLEEAEKAADESERGMKVIENRALKDEEKMEIQEIQLKEAKHIAEEADRKYEEVARKLVIVEGELERTEERAELSERRVRGYQDELKELDQTFKSLKATEEQYSQKEDKYEEEIKVLTDKLKEAETRAEFAERTVAKLEKTIDDLEDCLYQQLEKNRLLSNELRVALNEDLD, encoded by the exons ATGGCTGGATTAACCTCGTTGGAAGCCGTGAAACGGAAAATAAAACTGCTGCAAGAGCAGGCGGACGGTGCCGAAGACAGAGCGGAGAAACTGCAGAAGGAACTGCTTCTGGAGAGGAAAGGCAGAGAAACA GCTGAGGGTGATGTAGCTTCTCTTAACAGACGCATCCAGCTGGTCGAGGAGGAGCTGGACCGCGCCCAGGAGCGTCTTACCACTGCTctgcagaagctggaggaggcTGAGAAGGCTGCCGACGAGAGTGAGAG AGGCATGAAGGTCATTGAGAACAGGGCCCTGAAGGACGAGGAGAAGATGGAGATCCAGGAGATCCAGCTCAAAGAGGCCAAGCACATTGCTGAGGAGGCTGACCGCAAATACGAGGAG gtggcCCGTAAGCTGGTGATTGTTGAGGGTGAGCTGGAGCGCACAGAGGAACGCGCTGAGCTCTCTGAGAG GCGTGTTCGAGGATATCAGGACGAGCTCAAAGAGCTGGACCAAACCTTTAAGTCATTAAAAGCAACAGAGGAGCAG TACTCACAGAAAGAAGACAAATATGAGGAGGAAATCAAGGTCCTCACTGACAAACTGAAGGAG GCTGAAACCCGTGCCGAGTTTGCTGAGAGAACAGTAGCCAAGCTTGAGAAGACCATTGATGACCTGGAAG ACTGCCTCTACCAGCAGCTTGAGAAAAACCGTCTTCTCTCTAATGAACTAAGAGTGGCCTTGAATGAGGATTTAGACTAG
- the tpm1 gene encoding tropomyosin alpha-1 chain isoform X3: MDAIKKKMQMLKLDKENALDRAEQAESDKKAAEDRSKQLEDDLVAMQKKLKATEDELDKYSEALKDATEKLEIADKKATDAEGDVASLNRRIQLVEEELDRAQERLTTALQKLEEAEKAADESERGMKVIENRALKDEEKMEIQEIQLKEAKHIAEEADRKYEEVARKLVIVEGELERTEERAELSERRVRGYQDELKELDQTFKSLKATEEQYSQKEDKYEEEIKVLTDKLKEAETRAEFAERTVAKLEKTIDDLEDELYAQKLKYKAVSEELDHALNDMTSI, encoded by the exons ATGGATGCCATTAAGAAGAAGATGCAAATGCTGAAGCTCGACAAGGAAAATGCCCTGGACAGGGCCGAGCAGGCTGAGTCAGATAAGAAGGCAGCAGAGGACAGGAGCAAACAG CTCGAGGATGACTTGGTGGCTATGCAGAAGAAGCTCAAGGCCACCGAGGATGAGTTGGACAAGTATTCGGAGGCTCTAAAAGACGCCACGGAGAAGCTTGAGATAGCTGATAAGAAAGCCACGGAT GCTGAGGGTGATGTAGCTTCTCTTAACAGACGCATCCAGCTGGTCGAGGAGGAGCTGGACCGCGCCCAGGAGCGTCTTACCACTGCTctgcagaagctggaggaggcTGAGAAGGCTGCCGACGAGAGTGAGAG AGGCATGAAGGTCATTGAGAACAGGGCCCTGAAGGACGAGGAGAAGATGGAGATCCAGGAGATCCAGCTCAAAGAGGCCAAGCACATTGCTGAGGAGGCTGACCGCAAATACGAGGAG gtggcCCGTAAGCTGGTGATTGTTGAGGGTGAGCTGGAGCGCACAGAGGAACGCGCTGAGCTCTCTGAGAG GCGTGTTCGAGGATATCAGGACGAGCTCAAAGAGCTGGACCAAACCTTTAAGTCATTAAAAGCAACAGAGGAGCAG TACTCACAGAAAGAAGACAAATATGAGGAGGAAATCAAGGTCCTCACTGACAAACTGAAGGAG GCTGAAACCCGTGCCGAGTTTGCTGAGAGAACAGTAGCCAAGCTTGAGAAGACCATTGATGACCTGGAAG ACGAGTTGTATGCCCAGAAACTGAAGTACAAAGCCGTCAGCGAGGAGCTGGACCACGCCCTCAACGACATGACTTCAAT ATAA
- the tpm1 gene encoding tropomyosin alpha-1 chain isoform X8 yields MAGLTSLEAVKRKIKLLQEQADGAEDRAEKLQKELLLERKGRETAEGDVASLNRRIQLVEEELDRAQERLTTALQKLEEAEKAADESERGMKVIENRALKDEEKMEIQEIQLKEAKHIAEEADRKYEEVARKLVIVEGELERTEERAELSESKCNELEEELKTVTNNLKSLEAQAEKYSQKEDKYEEEIKVLTDKLKEAETRAEFAERTVAKLEKTIDDLEEKLSQAKEENLDMNQMLEQTLLELNNM; encoded by the exons ATGGCTGGATTAACCTCGTTGGAAGCCGTGAAACGGAAAATAAAACTGCTGCAAGAGCAGGCGGACGGTGCCGAAGACAGAGCGGAGAAACTGCAGAAGGAACTGCTTCTGGAGAGGAAAGGCAGAGAAACA GCTGAGGGTGATGTAGCTTCTCTTAACAGACGCATCCAGCTGGTCGAGGAGGAGCTGGACCGCGCCCAGGAGCGTCTTACCACTGCTctgcagaagctggaggaggcTGAGAAGGCTGCCGACGAGAGTGAGAG AGGCATGAAGGTCATTGAGAACAGGGCCCTGAAGGACGAGGAGAAGATGGAGATCCAGGAGATCCAGCTCAAAGAGGCCAAGCACATTGCTGAGGAGGCTGACCGCAAATACGAGGAG gtggcCCGTAAGCTGGTGATTGTTGAGGGTGAGCTGGAGCGCACAGAGGAACGCGCTGAGCTCTCTGAGAG CAAATGCAATGAGCTTGAGGAGGAGTTGAAAACTGTGACCAACAACCTGAAGTCTCTGGAGGCCCAGGCTGAGAAG TACTCACAGAAAGAAGACAAATATGAGGAGGAAATCAAGGTCCTCACTGACAAACTGAAGGAG GCTGAAACCCGTGCCGAGTTTGCTGAGAGAACAGTAGCCAAGCTTGAGAAGACCATTGATGACCTGGAAG AAAAACTGTCACAAGCTAAAGAAGAGAACCTCGATATGAACCAGATGTTGGAGCAGACTCTATTGGAGTTGAATAATATGTGA
- the tpm1 gene encoding tropomyosin alpha-1 chain isoform X15, whose amino-acid sequence MDAIKKKMQMLKLDKENALDRAEQAESDKKAAEDRSKQLEDDLRDLEKKMRVTEDERDKVFEELQGAEEKLLTAEEVATKAEGDVASLNRRIQLVEEELDRAQERLTTALQKLEEAEKAADESERGMKVIENRALKDEEKMEIQEIQLKEAKHIAEEADRKYEEVARKLVIVEGELERTEERAELSERRVRGYQDELKELDQTFKSLKATEEQYSQKEDKYEEEIKVLTDKLKEAETRAEFAERTVAKLEKTIDDLEEKLSQAKEENLDMNQMLEQTLLELNNM is encoded by the exons ATGGATGCCATTAAGAAGAAGATGCAAATGCTGAAGCTCGACAAGGAAAATGCCCTGGACAGGGCCGAGCAGGCTGAGTCAGATAAGAAGGCAGCAGAGGACAGGAGCAAACAG CTGGAGGATGATTTAAGAGATTTGGAAAAGAAAATGCGCGTGACCGAGGATGAACGCGATAAAGTGTTTGAGGAGTTGCAAGGTGCCGAGGAAAAGTTGCTGACCGCCGAGGAGGTCGCCACTAAG GCTGAGGGTGATGTAGCTTCTCTTAACAGACGCATCCAGCTGGTCGAGGAGGAGCTGGACCGCGCCCAGGAGCGTCTTACCACTGCTctgcagaagctggaggaggcTGAGAAGGCTGCCGACGAGAGTGAGAG AGGCATGAAGGTCATTGAGAACAGGGCCCTGAAGGACGAGGAGAAGATGGAGATCCAGGAGATCCAGCTCAAAGAGGCCAAGCACATTGCTGAGGAGGCTGACCGCAAATACGAGGAG gtggcCCGTAAGCTGGTGATTGTTGAGGGTGAGCTGGAGCGCACAGAGGAACGCGCTGAGCTCTCTGAGAG GCGTGTTCGAGGATATCAGGACGAGCTCAAAGAGCTGGACCAAACCTTTAAGTCATTAAAAGCAACAGAGGAGCAG TACTCACAGAAAGAAGACAAATATGAGGAGGAAATCAAGGTCCTCACTGACAAACTGAAGGAG GCTGAAACCCGTGCCGAGTTTGCTGAGAGAACAGTAGCCAAGCTTGAGAAGACCATTGATGACCTGGAAG AAAAACTGTCACAAGCTAAAGAAGAGAACCTCGATATGAACCAGATGTTGGAGCAGACTCTATTGGAGTTGAATAATATGTGA
- the tpm1 gene encoding tropomyosin alpha-1 chain isoform X4, which produces MDAIKKKMQMLKLDKENALDRAEQAESDKKAAEDRSKQLEDDLVAMQKKLKATEDELDKYSEALKDATEKLEIADKKATDAEGDVASLNRRIQLVEEELDRAQERLTTALQKLEEAEKAADESERGMKVIENRALKDEEKMEIQEIQLKEAKHIAEEADRKYEEVARKLVIVEGELERTEERAELSERRVRGYQDELKELDQTFKSLKATEEQYSQKEDKYEEEIKVLTDKLKEAETRAEFAERTVAKLEKTIDDLEDELYAQKLKYKAVSEELDHALNDMTSM; this is translated from the exons ATGGATGCCATTAAGAAGAAGATGCAAATGCTGAAGCTCGACAAGGAAAATGCCCTGGACAGGGCCGAGCAGGCTGAGTCAGATAAGAAGGCAGCAGAGGACAGGAGCAAACAG CTCGAGGATGACTTGGTGGCTATGCAGAAGAAGCTCAAGGCCACCGAGGATGAGTTGGACAAGTATTCGGAGGCTCTAAAAGACGCCACGGAGAAGCTTGAGATAGCTGATAAGAAAGCCACGGAT GCTGAGGGTGATGTAGCTTCTCTTAACAGACGCATCCAGCTGGTCGAGGAGGAGCTGGACCGCGCCCAGGAGCGTCTTACCACTGCTctgcagaagctggaggaggcTGAGAAGGCTGCCGACGAGAGTGAGAG AGGCATGAAGGTCATTGAGAACAGGGCCCTGAAGGACGAGGAGAAGATGGAGATCCAGGAGATCCAGCTCAAAGAGGCCAAGCACATTGCTGAGGAGGCTGACCGCAAATACGAGGAG gtggcCCGTAAGCTGGTGATTGTTGAGGGTGAGCTGGAGCGCACAGAGGAACGCGCTGAGCTCTCTGAGAG GCGTGTTCGAGGATATCAGGACGAGCTCAAAGAGCTGGACCAAACCTTTAAGTCATTAAAAGCAACAGAGGAGCAG TACTCACAGAAAGAAGACAAATATGAGGAGGAAATCAAGGTCCTCACTGACAAACTGAAGGAG GCTGAAACCCGTGCCGAGTTTGCTGAGAGAACAGTAGCCAAGCTTGAGAAGACCATTGATGACCTGGAAG ACGAGTTGTATGCCCAGAAACTGAAGTACAAAGCCGTCAGCGAGGAGCTGGACCACGCCCTCAACGACATGACTTCAATGTAA
- the tpm1 gene encoding tropomyosin alpha-1 chain isoform X2 — protein sequence MDAIKKKMQMLKLDKENALDRAEQAESDKKAAEDRSKQLEDDLVAMQKKLKATEDELDKYSEALKDATEKLEIADKKATDAEGDVASLNRRIQLVEEELDRAQERLTTALQKLEEAEKAADESERGMKVIENRALKDEEKMEIQEIQLKEAKHIAEEADRKYEEVARKLVIVEGELERTEERAELSESKCNELEEELKTVTNNLKSLEAQAEKYSQKEDKYEEEIKVLTDKLKEAETRAEFAERTVAKLEKTIDDLEEKLSQAKEENLDMNQMLEQTLLELNNM from the exons ATGGATGCCATTAAGAAGAAGATGCAAATGCTGAAGCTCGACAAGGAAAATGCCCTGGACAGGGCCGAGCAGGCTGAGTCAGATAAGAAGGCAGCAGAGGACAGGAGCAAACAG CTCGAGGATGACTTGGTGGCTATGCAGAAGAAGCTCAAGGCCACCGAGGATGAGTTGGACAAGTATTCGGAGGCTCTAAAAGACGCCACGGAGAAGCTTGAGATAGCTGATAAGAAAGCCACGGAT GCTGAGGGTGATGTAGCTTCTCTTAACAGACGCATCCAGCTGGTCGAGGAGGAGCTGGACCGCGCCCAGGAGCGTCTTACCACTGCTctgcagaagctggaggaggcTGAGAAGGCTGCCGACGAGAGTGAGAG AGGCATGAAGGTCATTGAGAACAGGGCCCTGAAGGACGAGGAGAAGATGGAGATCCAGGAGATCCAGCTCAAAGAGGCCAAGCACATTGCTGAGGAGGCTGACCGCAAATACGAGGAG gtggcCCGTAAGCTGGTGATTGTTGAGGGTGAGCTGGAGCGCACAGAGGAACGCGCTGAGCTCTCTGAGAG CAAATGCAATGAGCTTGAGGAGGAGTTGAAAACTGTGACCAACAACCTGAAGTCTCTGGAGGCCCAGGCTGAGAAG TACTCACAGAAAGAAGACAAATATGAGGAGGAAATCAAGGTCCTCACTGACAAACTGAAGGAG GCTGAAACCCGTGCCGAGTTTGCTGAGAGAACAGTAGCCAAGCTTGAGAAGACCATTGATGACCTGGAAG AAAAACTGTCACAAGCTAAAGAAGAGAACCTCGATATGAACCAGATGTTGGAGCAGACTCTATTGGAGTTGAATAATATGTGA